The nucleotide window TTAAATCCGAGCGCATTTTGATACGAGAGATTACAAATCCTCGCATCCTGGCTGGATATACAAAGGAGGAATTTTACAATACACCTTCAATCATAAATGTCGTTTCATTCAAAAAACTATCTCCTTTCTTCATCCTAGGATTAATTAATTCTCGCCTTCTTTCTTTTTATCATTTCGAAACTTCTCCAAAATCTAAGAAGGGACTATTCCCGAAAATCCTTGTTAATGATGTTAGATGTCTTCCCATTAAGGACGTGTCGTCAAAAGTCCAAGCGCCTATTATTGAATTAGTAAAATCAATCCTCAAAGATAAGGAACGCGATCCTAGCAGTGATACTACAGATAAAGACCGGGAGATCGACCAGTTGGTCTATGCGCTCTACGGCCTGACGCCGGACGAGATCAAGCTCGTCGAGGATAACGCTCAAAGATGATCTCGTTGCGGGCGCGGGGTTTACGGTGGGGGTTTCCCGCCTCATGGAAGACAGGATTGATATACTGAGGCCCTCCGATCCCGGCATGATCTGAACGGACGAGCTATGGCAGCATCAATTCCAGCGATGGTGACTCCAGCCCTACTCAAGTGGGCGCGGAAAGAAAGCGGTTATGACCCCGAGCCGGCCGCGAAACGGGCTGGTGTGCACGCTGACAAACTTCTTGCGTGGGAACAGGGTGACGCCAAGCCGACGCTGCGCCAGGCGCAGGCGCTCGCCAAGCTCTATCACCGGCCACTGGGCCTGTTCTTCTTGCCACAGCCTCCTTCGCTTCCTCCACTCGCTGCAGAGTATCGGCGTCTGCCGGGGATTGAACCAGGGGCGGAATCGCCTGAATTGCGGCTCGCGCTTCGAGTCATGTCTCAACGACGAGAAGTAACGCTTGAGTTGAGCGGTGAATTGGACCATACCGTACCGGAGTTCACTGTCGCACTCCATCCATCCGATCCCCCTGTGGCTGCGGGGGCACGGCTGCGGACTGTGCTCGGCATTACTCCAGAGGAGCAATTGGAGTGGGCAAATGAATGGCAGGCGTGGAGGAGTTGGCGTGAAGCGGTGGAGCGCATCGGTGCTCTCGTCTTTCAATTTCCCAAGGTTGATCTAAAGCAAGTGCGGGGTGTGGCACTTCCGATTTTTCCGCTACCCGCCATCGGAATTAACAGCAAGGAGTCTTCGGCTGCCGCGCGTTCTTATACTCTGATGCACGAGTTGGTGCATGTGGCCCTTGTGTACGGGCATGAGGAGGACGTGGCTCTGCGCGAGCGTCGCAGTGAAGCAAGGTGGCAAGAGATGGAACGCTTTGCCGAGGAAGTCGCGAGCGCAGTGCTCATTCCTGATGAGATGTTGGGTGGATTCTTGGGGAAGATGTCCGTGGCGCGTGATGCGTGGGACGTGCCCCTGGTGAGGAAACTGGCCACTGCATTTCGAGTCACGCCGCTGGCGATGGCGACGCGCTTGCGTTCAACCGGTGCATTGACGTGGAACGGCTACAGGTCGTGGAGAGAAAAATGGGATGCTTACGTGGACACATTGAAGCCGCGCAAAGGTGGTCCTGTCTCACCAGTGGATAAGACCTTAGGCCGCGCAGGCCGTCCCTTTGCCCAACTGGTATTGGAAGCATTGGATGCCAACCGAATCACCTCGGTAGATGCCAGTCGATATCTTGACCTTCGTTTTGATTATGTCCAGACCCTTCGTCAGCAGTTGTTCAAGGGGCCAGGCGGAGGATCCGGGGGATCTGATGGTGGAGACGATGGCGACTGAAAAGGATAGATCCGCCCGTGTACTCCGTTGATACGAGTTTCTTCATGGATTGGCAGGCCCGGTATTATCCGCTGGATGTATTCGCGACTTTAAACACACGGATCGAGCAACTCATCAAGACCGGCAACTTCAAAGCCGTTGAGTTGGTCAAGGAGGAGATCAATGCGATCGGAACGCCTGACCTGAAGACATGGGCTGGCAGCCATAAGACTCTCTTTGCCCCTCTCACCCCCGATGTCCAGCTCGAAGCCGCCGCCATTGAAGCAAAGTACCCTGACTTGCTGGATGTCAAAAGCCCCCATCAATCGGCTGATGCCTATGTGATTGCATTCGCAAAACTCCAAAGCGGCATCGTTATCTCGCAAGAGACCTCTGCTCATGAAAAGCGAAATCCCAAGAAGAACCACTACATCCCCGATGTCTGCCGTGACCTCGGCATCCCTTGCATCAATCTTCTTGGTTTAATGCGGAAAGAGAAATGGAAGTTCTGAATTTAAGCTTGGTATCAGAAAGTAAAACCACTAGAGGTGTTTATCCGGCGGCGTCAATGAAGAGAGGCTTCGCCTGATGAGCCGCCGGAACGCACGAAGTGCGGTTTGGTGGAGGCGAGGGGAGTTGAACCCCTGTCCGAAGATCGTCGGCACACCGGATCTACATGTGTAGCCGATAGTTTAAGTTTCGCAGCCACCCACGCCCATCGGCTGGCTTAGAATGGCCGCTAGCCCAGAAAGTTCTCGTCCTCAGCCGCTGAGCACCGGCGTTGGACCAGCCCGCTGCATCGCGCCATTCCACCCCCGCGGGCCTCAGATGGAACGACGTCACAGCTTATTAAGCTGCGAGTGCCAGTTCTTGATTGGCAGTTGCATTTTCCCGGAGTTGTACGAGTCCCCGAGAGCTCGACATGCACCGATGGCGTCAGTATCCCCGTCGAAACCGGTCGCCCCCCTTTCGTTCGGATGCTGAAAAAGGCTTCTGGCTGCGTTCTCACTTCGCTCCGAGGCTCGACGTACATACAACAGTACGCCTCGCCCCTTCGCTCGTTGCGGCCTTGCCAGAAGACCTTTTTGAACATCCTTAAAGATCTCCGACGCGGCCTTGCCAGAAGCCATTTTGAACATCCTGTTGCGTCCGACTTCTGCAAGAAGCCCCAGGCTATCAGCATCTTCTTACAGGTGTTCATGATACCGCATGGGTCAAGGGGATGCCAGGGTGTCGAAGATTGGAAAGCAGAAAAGCCGACTGCTCATCGAACCTAGCTTGGCGTGCTTGGGGAAGCTGCTGATACTGCTTCCGAAAACGGAGCGTGAACGAAGCCGTCAAGCCGTCCGGCGTCTTAGGGCACGCACGGTCGCTTGAGCGGTGGGAAACGGCCCCTTGACGCGGCCGCGCTTGACTTCCCCGATCGCCAAGGCCAGTTCTCGATCAATCATGCGTTTCGGAACTAGGGTAATCGTCCTCCCTTGGACCTTCGCTTCAAGGACATCGCCCACTTCAACGCCGCCTTAGGATTTCCCTTTCAGTTGGCACTCAATGACAGCTAGTGTTGTGTCCCAGAAGTTCAGGCAATAATCCGTTCGCCCTGAGACGGTCGAAGGACACCCACTTTCAGGGAGTTCCGTTGATGGTTCGACAGGCTCACCACGAGCGAGCTTCTGGGGCGCAACACCAGGAATTAAGACAAAATGACTTTATCGAACATAAATTCCTGGCTTCGACATGAGTGCATCCCAAACTCATCCTTCCAACATACGGTTCCTGGCGAAATCGCATAGCCGCGGCGCGAGACCGGAGCTAAGTCGCAGGTTGGTCAAAAGCGTCGTTCGACGAGGCCGCAGCGAGCGAAAGCCCGAGGCGTACGGTTTTAGGTACGTTGAGGGTTTGAGCGATGCGAGAACGAAGTTGACGGCGCTTTTCAACATCCTGTTACGCGCTCTTGAAGCGGGTGATCTTCGCAAACACGATCGCGACGAAAGGCAGGGCGAGCCCCAGCGCCAACTGCACGATCAGCAGGTCTCCGAGCTGGCTGTAGTCGGCAGGAGTCTGAATAGCTTGTGAAACCTGGTCGCGTACCTCTCTGGTGACGACGAAGACGTCGTTCAGGTACTTCGTCCCGAGCTGGCTCAGCGACAGCGCGAGGTTGGTGAACGAGGCCATGACGGCAAAAAACGTCGCCTTGAGGTTGTCCGGCGCGCTATTCGCGATCCAGGCCAGCATCGGGATCATGGAAATCTGGCCGAGCGGCGATTCCAGCGCCGTATCGATCAAGGCGATGAAACGCGCGTCGACGATTCCGCCGGTCACCCTCGCTGTCCATTCGTGCAGACCATAGTACATACTGACGATCGGCAACGTGAGGATCGTCCCGATCACCGTCAGGAATCCCACGACATAGGCGATTGACCGCTCGGCCATGAATCGACGGAACACGAACATGCCCGCCAGGGTTAATGTGCTGCCGATCAGCGACAACACCGAGAGAAACTGCTGGTCGAACTTCAGGTGATCGATCATCCACCAGGTCGTACCGGGACCGGTACTCGGAATCGCACGGAAGATGAAGACGACGACCGCCGTGCCGACCAAGGTGAAGCGTTTGTCCGGTTCCAGTTCGTGCACGAGCCGCGTCATGAGGAAGAGCACGATGGCCATCGAACCGGCAAAGACGATTTCTTCACTGTAGGGAAACCCGCCGAGTCCGACCGTCAACGTGAACAGCACGAAGGCGAGGCTGCCGCCCAATATCCACCAATTCGGCTTCGTCGGTTCGGTTGAGTCCTCTCGTACATGCACCATGTGCTCGGCCTGCTCACGCGAGAAACCCTGCGAGAGGAGGCGCTGCTCTTGCTGCTGTTGGAGCCACCAGGCCAATCCGACGCCGAGTACTGAGACGAACGGAATCACCAGCGCCATCAGATAGACCTGCTTGTACAGACGAACGAGTTCGCTCTGTGGCAGGCCTTCCGTGCCGCTGAAGATGTAGACGTTGATCAGCGCCACGATGATCCCGCCACCGATGATCGCGACGCGGCCGAGCGTCTGCATGGTGGTATGCATCAGCTTGCGTTGCGGTTCATCGAACGACCGGCCTTGGTCGTTGACGCGGGGAACCGCCTCCACCGTCATGGCATCTGCGACCGCGTCTTGAATGACATAACCGATCGGGGCGAGCAGGGCGCTGATCACAAACCAGGTTTCCGCGGAAACGACCGACGTCATCGCGTCGCGATTGCCGATTAGGGCGGCCATGATACCGAGACTGACGGCGAGCAGTCCCGCACCCACGCCGACGAGCCAACTTTTCCAGCGCCAGAGCAGGTCGACCGTATGGCCGATGGGCATCTTCAGCGCCCAAGGGATGCCGGCCCAAAAGCCGAGCGCGGCCAGGAAGGAGGCAGAGAGCCCGAGGTAGTCTTTGACGAAGAACGTGCCTACGATCCCGGTCAGACCGGAAATCCCATAAGCCACGTACACCATCAGCGGCGGTAGATAAGACAGCCGCATCTCGCGTCCGAGCGACAGGATGTTCCGATCGATCCAACTGGTGAGGTCGTGCAACATGCAGGGCGTCGTCGTCAGGCCGAGACGATCGCGTCCGCTTCGATCTCCACGAGCAGGTCGGGATCGATCAACCGTTTCACTTCGACCATCGTCGTGGCCGGCCTGATGGCGCCGAAGATTTCCCCGTGCGCCCGGCCCACCTCCTGCCACTGATCGATGTTCGCCATGTAGATGCGGGTCCGGACCACGTCGCTCAACGAGGCCCCAGCCTGCTTGAGCGCCGCTTCAATGGTCTTGAACGTCTGGATCGTCTGCGCATAGGCGTCGCCTTTACCGACCAGCCCCGACGGCGTCATGGCTGTCGAGCCGGATACGGATACCGATTGACCGACCCGCACCGCCCGCGAGTAGCCGATCTTGCCTTCCCAGGGACCACCGGTGGAAACATTCTGTCGTGGCATGCCAGCTCCTTCTGCTCGTTAGCTCAAGGGAATGCGGCGCTTGTTATGGCCCAACCAGGTTGCAAAGGTCGGATCGATCCAGCGCCCGCGCGCACGCCGGATCGCAAGGTCCGCCAAGGCCGCTTCGATCAATCGCAACCGGCCGAGTTCCCGGTCCTTCACGTTCTTGTCGAAAACGTACCGGCTCATGAGGGCATGACGAGCCGTCGTTCGAGGAGGTCTTCAAGCTTCCTGCGCAAAATGTCCGGCGACAGGCGAACTCGATCTCCATGCCCGGCCAGCACCCACTCGAACCGGCGATGAAGCAATTTCTCGATCGACCGAATCAACTCTCCGTGGTCCCAGACCAGCGATTGCGGCGCGCCCAGTCGCTCGGAGTCCGGTTCCCACCAAAGATGGTCGCCGGTAAACAAGAACCGCTCCTTGTACAGAAGCGCTTGTGAGCCCGGCGTGTGGCCCGGTACGGGAATGACGAGAAAATCCGGCGCGAGCTGCTGTGGTTCCGTTCCATCGACAATCCATTCCGCGCCTGGAACCGCGTCTGCGTCCGCACGGTGGATCAGGCGCTGCGCCCCGAAGTGTTCGGCGTATCGGCCGGCATCGGCCACGTCGTCTTCATGCGTGAGAAAAATGGTTCTGATGCCGCCCATGCCCTCGAACGCCTCGACCAATTGCTTGAGATAGCGCGGGGAGTCGATCAGCCAGTTGCCGTCCGGATGTCGGATGAAGAAACTGTTGGCTCCGAAGGACTTCTCCGAATTGAACCCGCAATAAAAGACGCCGTCTTCCAGATGGAGCGGGAAACTGTTCTTTGCCTGCTGCAAGCGCGCCTGGTCGGTGTCCTCCGTCCCGATTGAGCCGACCGGACAGGCGAGGAGCGCTTGATAGGCTTGGTGGATCTGCTCGTCACCCTCCGGCTGGTGCGCGACCGCCGAATACTCGCCGATCTCCTCAAAGCTCTTCGGCGCCAATTGCCGGCAGGTGTCGCAGTTGATGCACGACACATCCACAAAAAAGTTGCCCGCCACATTGGACTCGAGGCGCTTCTTCCTGTCGGCCATGGACTACATTCTCTATATTGTGATGCCGGGGCTCTCTTTCCCGTTCTTCACCCGATCCGCCGCGCGCCAGAGGTACCAGGAGGCGGCAGTGCGATAGGGCTTCCACCGTTGTCCATATCGTAACATCTCCTTCGGCGTCGGCATCGATCGGCGGCCGTACGCGATTCGAAAGCCGTTTCGTACGCCGAAATCATCCACGGGCAGCACATCAGGACGACCCAGCTGAAAAATCAAGAGCATCTCGACCGTCCACCTCCCGATCCCCCGAATCGTGATGAGTCGCTCGACGATCGCGTCGTCGTCCAACCGCGCGATGGCGCGACTCGTCGGCACCGTGCCGTCCAGCGTCTTGGCGGCCAGGTCTCGAAGCGCCAGGGCTTTGGCGCGAGAGAACCCGCATCGCCTGATCCGGCCCGCGTCGAGTGCGAGCAATTCATCCGGACGAGGGAATCGACGGCGAGGGAACAGCGTGACAAACCGGCGGAGAATACTCTCCGCCGCCTTGTCGTGCAGTTGCTGATACGCGATCGCCCTCGCCAAAGATTCGAACGGCGACCGTCGGCTCCGCTGTTTCAGCGTGCAGGGCCCGATGTCGCAGATCAATCGCTCCATGACCGGGTCGACGAGCGAGAGATGGCGAATCGCGGGTGAACGGCGCGTCACCGGCTCACCCGACCAGAGGCGAGACCAGGCCCCACTGTGACGAAAACACAAATTCGCCGATCGGCTTACGGTCACGCGGTTTCATCTCACGCTCGCGCAGAAACTCAGGCAGGACCGCCGGGTCGCCCGGATAGCCCACGGCAATCATGGCGACCGGTTCATACCCCGGAGGAATCAGGCAGGTCGACCGCGCCCTCTCGACGTCGAAGCCGGCCATCTGATGGGCGACGAGCCCGAGCGCCACCGCCTGCAGGACCAGGTTTTCTGCCCCCAGCCCCGTATCGTGAAACGCGTGCCGGTTCGGCTTGTCATCGTCCTCAAAATGCAATCCCGCTATCGACAGAATCAACAGCGGGGCACGATAGACCCATTTTCGATTGCCCTCATTCAGACATGCCAAGAGCCGATCGTAATCCGTTCCCGCATCGCGGGTTGCAGCCAGGAAACGCCACGGCTGTTCGTTGTTCGAGGACGGCGCCCAACGGGCGGCTTCGAACAGACTTCGCACTTTCTCCGCTTCCAGGGGTCGTTCGGCAAACGCGCGTGGACTCCAGCGGCGGCGCAAGCGGTCATGGATGGGGTACTGAGACTCCGCAAGCTTTTCCATCAGGGTTCACGAAGGCTGGATCTGTTCTCCGCACACTTCGCGTTCCGCCTGAAACCAGTCCTCGTCGGCCCGGCCCTCTCCGGCGCCCCGCTGAAGATACAGCTCATAGGCGCGCAGCTCGATCTGTTGATGGAGGTCCTGACCATGCAGCCCGTTCCCGCTGACGCCGAAGATGACGCGTTTGACCCCCGAGGACTCTGGTCGCTTCGTCGTTCGTTTGGACATGGCTGCCTCCTTACGTGATGGTCATGAACCGACCGTTGGTGGGCCTGCGCTTCGCTCCCGACCTAAATCTTATCCGGCGCTCTTCTGAGTCGTCGCCCCCGCATTGTCGCCGGCCGTCTCCGGCGACCAACCTCCGCCCAACGCCTTGTAGAGCTGGACTACTGAGACGAGATGCAGTCGATGGGTTTCCGTCAGCGACAGCTCCGCCTCAAACAGCGTCCGCCGCGCCACCAACACATCCAGATAACTGGCCAGCCCACCCTTGTACCGCAGTTCGGCGAGCCGGAACGCGGAGCGTAACGCATCCACCCGTTGGATCTGCGCTTGACGTTGATCTCGGACCGTGCGAACCGCCACGAGGGCGTCCTCGACTTCCCGGAACGCCACCAAGATCGATTGTTCGTACTGCGCCAGGCTCTGTCGCGCGAGGGCTTCGGAGGCTTCCTGCTGGAATCCCAGAATCTGCGCGTTCAGGAGCGGCCCCGTGATGGTCGGTCCCAAGGCG belongs to Nitrospira sp. and includes:
- a CDS encoding XRE family transcriptional regulator is translated as MAASIPAMVTPALLKWARKESGYDPEPAAKRAGVHADKLLAWEQGDAKPTLRQAQALAKLYHRPLGLFFLPQPPSLPPLAAEYRRLPGIEPGAESPELRLALRVMSQRREVTLELSGELDHTVPEFTVALHPSDPPVAAGARLRTVLGITPEEQLEWANEWQAWRSWREAVERIGALVFQFPKVDLKQVRGVALPIFPLPAIGINSKESSAAARSYTLMHELVHVALVYGHEEDVALRERRSEARWQEMERFAEEVASAVLIPDEMLGGFLGKMSVARDAWDVPLVRKLATAFRVTPLAMATRLRSTGALTWNGYRSWREKWDAYVDTLKPRKGGPVSPVDKTLGRAGRPFAQLVLEALDANRITSVDASRYLDLRFDYVQTLRQQLFKGPGGGSGGSDGGDDGD
- a CDS encoding DUF4411 family protein is translated as MYSVDTSFFMDWQARYYPLDVFATLNTRIEQLIKTGNFKAVELVKEEINAIGTPDLKTWAGSHKTLFAPLTPDVQLEAAAIEAKYPDLLDVKSPHQSADAYVIAFAKLQSGIVISQETSAHEKRNPKKNHYIPDVCRDLGIPCINLLGLMRKEKWKF
- a CDS encoding RidA family protein — translated: MPRQNVSTGGPWEGKIGYSRAVRVGQSVSVSGSTAMTPSGLVGKGDAYAQTIQTFKTIEAALKQAGASLSDVVRTRIYMANIDQWQEVGRAHGEIFGAIRPATTMVEVKRLIDPDLLVEIEADAIVSA
- a CDS encoding MBL fold metallo-hydrolase, with the protein product MADRKKRLESNVAGNFFVDVSCINCDTCRQLAPKSFEEIGEYSAVAHQPEGDEQIHQAYQALLACPVGSIGTEDTDQARLQQAKNSFPLHLEDGVFYCGFNSEKSFGANSFFIRHPDGNWLIDSPRYLKQLVEAFEGMGGIRTIFLTHEDDVADAGRYAEHFGAQRLIHRADADAVPGAEWIVDGTEPQQLAPDFLVIPVPGHTPGSQALLYKERFLFTGDHLWWEPDSERLGAPQSLVWDHGELIRSIEKLLHRRFEWVLAGHGDRVRLSPDILRRKLEDLLERRLVMPS
- a CDS encoding DNA-3-methyladenine glycosylase translates to MTRRSPAIRHLSLVDPVMERLICDIGPCTLKQRSRRSPFESLARAIAYQQLHDKAAESILRRFVTLFPRRRFPRPDELLALDAGRIRRCGFSRAKALALRDLAAKTLDGTVPTSRAIARLDDDAIVERLITIRGIGRWTVEMLLIFQLGRPDVLPVDDFGVRNGFRIAYGRRSMPTPKEMLRYGQRWKPYRTAASWYLWRAADRVKNGKESPGITI
- a CDS encoding nitroreductase family protein; its protein translation is MEKLAESQYPIHDRLRRRWSPRAFAERPLEAEKVRSLFEAARWAPSSNNEQPWRFLAATRDAGTDYDRLLACLNEGNRKWVYRAPLLILSIAGLHFEDDDKPNRHAFHDTGLGAENLVLQAVALGLVAHQMAGFDVERARSTCLIPPGYEPVAMIAVGYPGDPAVLPEFLREREMKPRDRKPIGEFVFSSQWGLVSPLVG
- a CDS encoding DUF2934 domain-containing protein: MSKRTTKRPESSGVKRVIFGVSGNGLHGQDLHQQIELRAYELYLQRGAGEGRADEDWFQAEREVCGEQIQPS